The stretch of DNA CACAACCCCGGTGGTCAAGCTCGGGGTTTCATCCGGAATCTCTCTCGCGGCCGGTGATTCAAAGAACATAAGCTCAGCACAGTAGACTCCATACACAGTCAGTGACGGAGCCTAGTCACGCAAGAACGGGCACTCACTGGAGGGATGAGCCGGCTTGCCGCATGTCTCACATAGCTCGGCCACGCACTCAGCAATGAAATGGCCCTTCTCCCCACAACGGTAGCAAAGCATCTTTTCCTTTTTGCGCGCATATTTGGACGGCCTGTCAGCATTAGTCCTGCCGGTATCCTCAGCCATAGTCCCATCCTCAGGAACCTCCACACTGGCCAAAGCAGTCACCACCTCCATCGCCTGAGGAGGAAGTTCAGTGGGCGCGTGGTGGGGCTCCAGTGCTGACGCCGTGTGCTCAACAACTGCCTTAGGCGGGGGCGGTCGGCGAAACCTCCCACGGCCTCCTCCCCGACCTCCGCGATGGCCCCAAAAGCCACCTCTCTGACGGTGATCCGGGCCTGAGGCTCCCTCAACAAAACCGCCTGTAGGGCCGAGAAATGGTCTCTCCGCCGACCCATCGCTCTGCCAGGCATAGCCACGACCTCCTCCCGTGGACGAGGAGCCACGGTGCCGTCCCTCACCATACGCATCATACCCATCATCCCCCCACTGGCTTTGGGGCAGATCATTGGGCTCTCTGTTGGTAGAATGTTGTCTTGTCTGTGTCTGACCCGACCGGTTTTGTGCCGGCCTCGCAACGTGATGGGGTGGAGGTGCGGCCCGTGGCTGATTGCTCGACGGCAACGGCACACCCCCAGAATGCCGAGGCCCTCCACCTCGGCCAGCCGGAACGACATTGACAGCGCCCGGCGCCTGAGGCCGGGGCCCACCACGACCCGCCACCGGCTGAGCCACAGATGCCGTACTTGGCGCTGGAGGCCTGAGCCCGCCTCTTCTGGCCGTAGCATGGACGGGTACTTGCCCCGGTGGCCGAGCGCCCACAGGGCCAACGCTGCGACCCTGGGAGCCCGGCGGCACACCACCGCCCGTCGGCGGCCTCTGTCCAGGCTGCCCCACGGCACATCTCCACATATGTCCCATTGTTGTcgtctttttcttttctttagaAACACAGAGCTACGACGTAGATGTACATAGACATGTCTATATCAGGGCAGGCCCTAGGCCATGGCGGGCTGGCACTGTGCTTAGGTGCTACTACCTCGGTCCTGGTTTACTAGTCTTTCACATATTTTGATCATAATTTTAACTAACAAAATAGTATGAGTTATACGTAGGAAAAAATAACTCAAATGATAAGTGTCACATGTCAGGTGCGTGACACTCCAGCCCTGATGCTATTTGATGACAACTCCAGTCATGCAAGGATGGCAAATTCCAATGGTACAAGGCAAGTTTTAATAAACTGAAACACGAAAGGTGTCATGCTTGCCGGTTTTAGTTTCCATGCTACAGCAAAGTGCAGAAGTCCCTTTCTCCTTTGCTCCATGGTAAAATATAGGACACATCCTGTCATTCCTTACTCATTCCATTGTAGTAAAAGACGTCGGAGTGTTGTTTGACTCTGGCCCCGGCAATTCCTTGCTCATTCTAATCATCGGTCTCCGTCTCCGTCTCCGCATATGTCCCATTGCTTTCGTCTTTTTCTTTCCTTTAGATTAGAAACACAAAGGTACAACGTAGATGTACATAGGCATGTCTACATCAGGGCAGGCCCTAGGCCATGGCGGGCTGGCACTGTGCTTATGTTCTACTACCTCGGTCCTGCTTTACTAGTCTTTCACATATTTTGATCATAATTTTAACTAACAAAATAGTCTGAGTTATATGTAGGAAAAAATAAACTCAAATGATAAGTGTCACACGTCAGGTGCGTGGCACTCTGGCCCTGACGTTTTTTGATGCAAATTCCAGTCACGTAAGGACGGCAAATTCCAGTGGCACAAGGCAAGTTTTTGTCAAAAATAAACTGAAGCACGACAGGTGTCATGCTTGCCAACTAAAGTTGTCATCCTCGCGTAACTAAGCTTGCCATGCCCGACGTTCGGCACTGATAAGGGTTCAAAAATATTGTCATTGGAAATTACattcaaatatgaatccaacaATACAATTTTTATGACATGCGTTAATATTTTATTTGCTAGTCAAAATACGATGAGAACTAATTAATAAACCCACATGGAGTTAATACTAACTAGTGTGTACTTTGAATGTATAGCATTTACTCCAATAAAGGATGTTGGAGTACCCGCCTTGTGAGTCTCGTCGAGGGCAAAGAGTGCCTCCGAGCTGATGCATTATGTAATAATTTAATATTGTGGACCATGAAATTTTGTGCTATCATTTGAGATAATTTTCATTGAAATTGTGTGGCTGAAGTGTGCGGCTGTAGCATTGCTGCCGCGTAACCGTCGACTGTTTTTACATTATCTGATGGAGCACTAATTTTAGATTATCAATTATACATTATCTGTTGGAGCCGGGTGTTTTTTGATGATGTAGTAAAGTTTTACATTTAGTGCTTTTTGGTGATTTACAGCAACCATGCTCTTACAAGTGGATTACAACAACCGATGCCACTTCCGAAACGGCTAGCTGGCTAGTTCGTTCCAGGCGCTCCGGCGACGGAGCGACCGACGACGACCACCCTGCTGGACGCGCCCCTGCCGCCGCAGAGGAAGCCCACGATCGCGTCGGACTGCCGGACGGCCTTGTTGAAGAGCGCGCCGAGCAGCATGCCGGCGACGGGCGCAGTGACGTAGATCCAGATGGAGGTGTAGCGGCCGAAGACGATCGCCGGGCCCAGGCTCCTCGCCGGGTTCATCGAGCCTCCCGACACGGGCCCGATGACCAGCCCCAGCGTCCCGACCGCCGCCCCGATGGCGATCCCTACCACCGCCTTGCTCTGCATGCACGCATCAATGGAAGCGATCAGAAACGTGTCGATTCGTTTCCCGCCTAAAGTTTCGTCTTCCGCTCGCATGTGATAAAAAAAATTGCGTGTACTTACGGCGTTGCTTGTGGCGACGGTGGAGATGACGATCATGAGCACAGCGGAGGCGAGCAGCTCGAGGAGGAACGGGAGCCGGGCGCCGGCCCCGGGGGGCCTGGGCACGGTGCCATAGAAGTTGTCGTCGTGCGGCCTCATGATGGCGTTCACTGATAGGCACGCCAGCATGGAGGCGCCGATCTGCGTGGCGACGTAGAGCGGCAGCTTGCGCCAGGGGAAGTAGCGGAAGGCGGCGAAGGTGAAGGTGACGGCGGGGTTGAGGTGCGCGGGGCCCATCCAGCCGAGCACGAAGGCGACGGTGAGGGCGACGACGAGGCAGACCGTGGGGAAGGTCAGGCTGTGGTGCATCTCCTGCATCAGCGCCGCCACGCACGACCAGAACACCACCAGGAACGTCGCCACGCCCTCTAGCACCAGCTTCATAATTAACAAGATCATCAGTTCATTCATTAATCAACTGATGACACTCTCAGATTATGCTCAGAAATGCTGCAAATTAATTGGCGgtctcgatgctcagctcgtctCTGTGGCTCTGTGCATGGCGTAGACGCAGAGCATGTGTAGTACCTCCCGGATGAGGTGGCCGACGGCGAGGCCCTTGGTGGCATGGCCGGCAGGCGGGGGAAGCTCCTGGCCGCGGCGAGCCTGCTCTAGGTCCTGCCCGTTCGCCGCACCGTCGCTGCCCACCGTGTTCGTCTTGTCAAGATCCATTGTGTGTTCCAGCGGACCAAGAGCGAGCTAAGTAGTACTGTTCATTCTCTCGAGTGTTCCTTTGCGATGGCTCCTCACGCCATTGATCCGCCAATATAGTCGTCCCGTGTCGACCACCCACCGTGTGTGGCGGGCAATTGGTTGCGTTGGAACAGAGCAGCCCACGCACGCTCTTGGCATGCGGAGGAGGAGAGGCACTGATGCTACGGGAGTGTACGTACGTGCCGGATCGATCAACTGAATTAACCGACCCGCTGCCGCACTCGCTTTGTGTGGATCCTTCTTCCACTTGTGACTTGTTCTCAGAATATACTCCTAATCGTCTCACAAGAGAAAAAAAAGTTAAATATACCACGAGTGCTTTAACTTGTTCGGACCGCTCAGTTTGGTATCCAAAACTTGCAAAATACACAAAAATGATGCTGTAACTTGTTTTACGGTGAAAATATTGTGCCTTCATACGAATCCGGGTGTATGGCCTGCCAGCACGATGTTGGCCCATATGTTAGTGGCTGGCGGTCAGCGAGCGCTGGGTGTGCGTATGATGTTTTTTTTTTGCAGAAGCCGCCTCATATTTAATTTGATTATGTATAAGAAAGCAGCACAAATTAAAATATGGGCCCCATAGGTCAGTATGACTGGAAAAAAGAGTAAAATAAAACACCGAGTCCGAGTTTCAAACTTGGGACCTCCCCGTCGGTGGTGCACATCCCGCCCAAGCTGACCAAAAAAGCCAACTCTGGTACTTATTAAGACAAGTTAGAACTCTATATATCGAGCTCTGTTTATCTCTTCAAGCATTTCGCTTATTTTTTAATACGGGCGTGCACAagatttatttttatttatttctaaTTTCATGTttatttttatattatttttggttgAAAAAATGTAAGAAAATATTACAACTACTCTAAACATATAGAAGGTGTTAGTGCATCTGAAAAAAAATGTTCAACATATTTTTGTAAAAGTCTCTCGTGCATTAATAAATTGTAAAAGcatttttgaaaaatgttcgtCATTTACTCAAAAATTGACAACATCTATTTCAGgaaaatgttcaacatgtattAAAAGAATTATTGTGTACAATTACTCTTACATATTTACAAACATGTTTAACATGTTTTAACACATTTATAGAATTTATTTTTTTAACATAATTATTCTTAATACATATAGAACAGTTTTGAAAATACAATGTTTTGATTTTTTAATAATTATGTATTTTAAAAATACATGAGGATACACAATAATTGTGCATGCTTGTGGTCCTGAATGCTGATACAAAAAAATACACAATATTTTATAATATAACTTGTACTGTTTAAATCCACAGAAATTTTataaaaagtgcatgtttacctcattattttatttttcttgctgAATGCATGTTTACCTCTTTAAACTACACAGTGATGAAAATAGAATAAATATTTAAATAGAAATTAATTGTGTATTGATAATTATTGTATTTTATATTGGAAAATTATATATCATAAAAACTAAACAATAACTTAAAAACACTAAAAAAATGTAAATGCAGAATGCAAAGCGATAGGTAACTTTGATCTATACTAGTTCAGTAGTGGTGTTATTGCGTCTACTATAAGGCCTCATCATGACCTCTCTGGGAATCCAGTTATCTCTCCAAATATTCGTCATTGTTCCATTGCCAATTCGCCGAATCAGGCCTAGCTTCATAACGTCCCTACCCTCTCTGATGGCAGGCCATATTTGGCTTGGGTGGCTCCCAAGGTCAGCACTCAAAATACTCCCATTTGGAAAGTAAACCCCCTTTAATATTCTCGCACTTAAGCTATTTGGGTTTTGTAACATACACCATGCCTGCTTGGCTAATAAGGCCAAATTAAATAGCTCAAAGTCTTTAAAGCCCATACCCAACTGGGTTTTCTGTGCCCATCTTTGCTTCCCCACCAAAATTTTCGAATCAACATGTTCAGCTGTTCACACAATCCTCTTGGGAGTTTAAAACATGACATAGAGAACACAGGTACTGCCTGAGCAACTGACTTTACTAAGACCTCCTTCCCTGCTGTCGACATTGACTGTTCAATCCATCCCTACACTTTGCTCCACAAGTAACCCTTCAGGTACTTGAAGGAGCCATTCTTTGATGAACCCACATCTGATGGCAAGCCTAAGTACTTTGCACTCGACTCGTTTGGAACTTGTAACTGATTCTTGACTTCCAGCCTTACACTTTCAGAGCAATCCTTACCGAACAAAATTGATGATTTATCATTATTTATCCGTTGTCCAGAATCTTGACAGTACCTGAGCAACAACTGGTTAACCTTGTTTGCCGCATCCACACTAGTCTTGAAAAATAGCAGGCTGTCATCTGCGAATAGTACATGGTTAATTGGTGATGCCAAAGGGGCCAGCTGAACGCCATTCAAGTTGGATGACTCGTCAATAGATTTTaggaggcacgaaaggccctctgctgcaaTCAAGACTAAGTATGGAGAAATTGGGTCTCCCCGTCGAATACTCCTCGACATTGTGAATTCCTGTAATTTCTTGCCATTAAAAAAACTGAGAATTTGACTGAGCGAACCATACTCATCACAATGTCCATCCATCCTCTCGTCAAACCAAGTTTCAACATTATTGCTTGCAGATAATCCCATTCCACTCTATCATATGCCTTCATCATATCTCGCTTAAGTGCACGATACCTGTTTTTCTTTGCATTATTTCTCTTCATAAAATGGAGACATACATACGCCGTGATAATGTTATCAGTAATATGTCTATCAGGGACAAAGGTTGATTGCTCTTGTGAGATAATATCTggtaagacttgcttcaatatgtTGGAGCTAACTTTGGAGGCAATTTTGCATAGAACCTTACACGACGAAATAGGCCTAAACTGTGACAGTAAGGTGGGATTCTTTACCTTTGGTATTAGAACCAAAATAGTCCGTTGATACTTTCTGCAGACTCAGTCCCATTAATTATGCGTAGTATAGCTCCCGTGACATCAAACCCACTGACATACTAGTGACGCTGAAAAAAATGGGCTGGAAAACCATCTAGCCCCAGCGCCTTGGACGGGAGCATTTGGAACAGAGCGATTTTAATCTCGTCCTGAGTGTAGTCGGAATTAAGAATATTGTTCCCCGCCTGAGTGACTTTCACCTGGACTACCTCCAAAACCTGGTTCATATTGCTGAAGTGTAAAGAGAACTATAAAAATTCGTTGCCATTTCTTCCATCTCCGTTGTATCCTCTGTTACTCTACCATCTGGCCTTTGAAGAGATTTAATTTGGTTTTTCCTCCGTCTCCCGCTTGTTCGCAAATGGAAAAAATAAGAGTTTTTATCCCCGTGAGCCAGCCATTCCATGCATGTTTTTATCACCCTCCATGCAACCGCCTACGCGGCCTACCTGCTGAGAAAAGCGGTGGTCAAAGCCCATGTAAGCAACGCCTGGCCCATCAGGAACTGACAATATGGCAAATGGGTGACACGCGCAAAGCCCTGGCAGTGGACGCGACATTTCACCATCTATCAGGTGGGGATAGGGCAGTAAGAGAAAACGAgatcctcaaaaaaaaaaagtAAGAGAAAACGCGGAATCGCTCTGCGATCGCTATTTCTCGGGAGTTTAGTAACTGGAGAGATAAAAGTTTCCAGCTAACATTTGAACACAAAGTACTGTTTCTCCCGGCGACTAGCGTACATGCTATGTAATAACCTGGACGTCCCAGGTTCGCAAGTCGCAACCCTCGTACGACGCTGTTAAGTTTTTCTTGTTAATTAGGAATACATAGTGATTGTTTTTTGTGACGTTTAATTAAAGCCTAGGGAGTTTTATGCAAAATAACTGTCCACTCACACCCACTGACATCCGGGCCGGCCGCTAGCCACTGTCTCCATCGTGGCCGGTTTCGCGGCCGGGAAGAAAGAGCTACCTCCGCCGACCGGATCGACTCCCCTGTATCCTCTGTAGTACACCGGGAACGTTTGGAAATACCCGCCACCGCCCCACCCGTCATTAGTGGCTTGGGGGGCAAAAATACTGATTTTTTAATGGAATCTAAGCCCTCTGAAAAAAT from Triticum urartu cultivar G1812 chromosome 3, Tu2.1, whole genome shotgun sequence encodes:
- the LOC125547489 gene encoding aquaporin NIP4-1-like is translated as MDLDKTNTVGSDGAANGQDLEQARRGQELPPPAGHATKGLAVGHLIRELVLEGVATFLVVFWSCVAALMQEMHHSLTFPTVCLVVALTVAFVLGWMGPAHLNPAVTFTFAAFRYFPWRKLPLYVATQIGASMLACLSVNAIMRPHDDNFYGTVPRPPGAGARLPFLLELLASAVLMIVISTVATSNASKAVVGIAIGAAVGTLGLVIGPVSGGSMNPARSLGPAIVFGRYTSIWIYVTAPVAGMLLGALFNKAVRQSDAIVGFLCGGRGASSRVVVVGRSVAGAPGTN